The following nucleotide sequence is from Tardiphaga alba.
GTGATGAACCAGCACACTCCCGTTCCCTTCATCGATCTCAATGCCCAGCGCCAGCGCCTGGGATCGTCGGTGGATGAAGCCGTCACCCGCGTGCTCAATCACTGCCAGTTCATCAATGGTCCGGAAGTCGCCAAGCTCGAAGCCGAGCTCGGCAAATATTGCGGCGCCAAACATGTGATCAGCTGCGCCAGCGGCACCGATGCGCTGGTGATGGTGCTGATGGCCAAGGGCGTCGGTCCCGGCGACGCCGTGCTGTGCCCGTCCTTCACATTCTGCGCGACCGGCGAAGCCGTCGCACTGGTCGGCGCGAGCCCGGTGTTCGTCGATGTCGACGAGGTTACGTTCAACATCAGTCCTGAATCGGTGAAGCGCGGCATCATCACGGCGAAAGCTGCCGGCCTGAAGCCGAAGGCGATCATTCCGGTGGACCTGTTCGGTCAGCCCGCCGATCTCGATGCCGTCGGCGCCATCGCCGATGCCGAAGGCATGTTCGTGCTCGAAGATTCCGCGCAGGGCTTTGGCTCCACCTATAAGGGCAAGCGCGTCGGCACCTCGGCGCTGGCCACCACCACCAGCTTCTTCCCGGCCAAGCCGCTCGGCTGCTTCGGCGATGGCGGCGCGATCTTCACCGATGACGATCAGCTCGCCGACACCCTGCGCAGCATCCGCATCCACGGGCAGGGCTCCGACAAATACGACAATGTCCGCCTCGGCATGACTGCGCGCCTCGACACGATCCAGGCCGCCGTGCTGCTCGAAAAGCTGAAGATCTTCGATGAGGAGATCATCGCCCGCAACAAGGTGGCGGATCGCTACGCCCGCAGCCTCGGCAATCTCGTCACGGTGCCGCGTGTCGCCGAAGGCAATACGTCCATCTGGGCCTGCTACACGATCCGCTTGCCGAAGGGCACCGACCGCGATGCCTTTGCCAATGCGTTGAAGGCGCAGGGCGTGCCATCAGCGATCTATTATACGAAGTCGATGCATATGCAGACCGCCTACAAGCACTATCCGGTCGTCGATGGCGGCCTGCCGGTTTGCGAGGCGCTGTCGGCCGACGTGATCAGCCTGCCAGTGCACGCCTATCTCGACGAAGCCGCGCAGGATCGCGTCATCCAGGCCGTCCGCGACGCGCTCGCTTGAGGTGGGGCCCAACATCAGCTGTCATCGCCCGTCAAAACGGGCGATCCAGTATCCGGCGCAACCAGTGTGACACACAGTCACCTGTGTATACTGGGTCACCCGGTCGAGCCGGGTGACGACACGAGAGTCTGGGGCAGTACACTCACCCGATGCTTGCACGCATTTTCACCGTCGGCGGATACACGCTGCTCTCGCGGATCACCGGATTCGCGCGCGACATCATGCTCGCCGCCATTCTCGGTGCCGGCCCGATTGCCGATGCCTTCTTCGTCGCGTTGCGACTGCCTAATCATTTCCGCGCCATTTTTGCCGAAGGCGCCTTCAATGCCGCTTTCGTGCCGGCCTATGCCCATGTGAGCGGGAAGGGCGGCCAGGATGCCGCGCATCTGTTCGCCGATCGCATTTTTACGCTGTTGTTCGCATCGCAGGTGGTGCTGCTGGTGCTGGCCGTGGTGTTCATGCCGCAGGCCATGACGATCCTGGCGCCGGGCTTCACGGACGATCCCACACAACGCCATCTCGCTATCGAGCTGACGCGCATTACGTTCCCGTATCTGCTGCTGATCACGCTGGTGACGCTCTATGGCGGCATGCTGAATGTGATGCAGCGCTTCGCCAGTGCTGCCGCTGCGTCGATCTTCCTCAACATCTCGATGATGGCGACGCTGGCGCTCGCCGCGTTCTTCCCCAGCGCAGGCCATGCCGCCGCCTGGGGCGTGCTGATTTCCGGCGTGCTGCAATATCTGCTGCTTGCCGGCGACCTGCAGCGCCATGGCGGCCTGCCGCGCTTCGCGCCATTGCGGCTCGATGAAGACATTCGCGGCTTCTTCCGCGCGCTCGGCCCGGCCACATTGGGCTCCATGGGCACGCAGGTGGCGCTGTTCGCGGACACCATCATCGCCACCTTCCTGCCGGTCGGCGCGCTGTCGGCGCTGTATTATGCCGATCGCCTGAACCAGCTCCCCATTGGCGTCATTGGCATCGCGATCGGCACGGTGCTGCTGCCGGAAATGTCGCGACGCATGGCGGCGAACGATCATGTCGGCGCCATGGGCGCGCAGCGCCGCGCGTTTCTGTTCACGATGTTGTTCTCGCTCCCCTTCGTCGCGGCTTTCCTCGTGGTGCCCGATGTCATCATGCGCGCGATGTTTGCCCGCGGTGCCTTCACCAAAGCAGATGCCGACATCGCTGCAGCGACGCTCGCCGCCTATGCCATCG
It contains:
- a CDS encoding DegT/DnrJ/EryC1/StrS family aminotransferase — encoded protein: MNQHTPVPFIDLNAQRQRLGSSVDEAVTRVLNHCQFINGPEVAKLEAELGKYCGAKHVISCASGTDALVMVLMAKGVGPGDAVLCPSFTFCATGEAVALVGASPVFVDVDEVTFNISPESVKRGIITAKAAGLKPKAIIPVDLFGQPADLDAVGAIADAEGMFVLEDSAQGFGSTYKGKRVGTSALATTTSFFPAKPLGCFGDGGAIFTDDDQLADTLRSIRIHGQGSDKYDNVRLGMTARLDTIQAAVLLEKLKIFDEEIIARNKVADRYARSLGNLVTVPRVAEGNTSIWACYTIRLPKGTDRDAFANALKAQGVPSAIYYTKSMHMQTAYKHYPVVDGGLPVCEALSADVISLPVHAYLDEAAQDRVIQAVRDALA
- the murJ gene encoding murein biosynthesis integral membrane protein MurJ translates to MLARIFTVGGYTLLSRITGFARDIMLAAILGAGPIADAFFVALRLPNHFRAIFAEGAFNAAFVPAYAHVSGKGGQDAAHLFADRIFTLLFASQVVLLVLAVVFMPQAMTILAPGFTDDPTQRHLAIELTRITFPYLLLITLVTLYGGMLNVMQRFASAAAASIFLNISMMATLALAAFFPSAGHAAAWGVLISGVLQYLLLAGDLQRHGGLPRFAPLRLDEDIRGFFRALGPATLGSMGTQVALFADTIIATFLPVGALSALYYADRLNQLPIGVIGIAIGTVLLPEMSRRMAANDHVGAMGAQRRAFLFTMLFSLPFVAAFLVVPDVIMRAMFARGAFTKADADIAAATLAAYAIALIPFVMIRSAVATFNSRKDTTTPMIAALTGIAVNVALKVMLMGSLAQIGLALGTAAGAWINLLLVIFFATRAGYLEFDRAFLVALGKFVVAGIVLAAALWATARYAALQFAGMTTLRDEATLGILIIVTLVVYCASILGLFGKSWLRNLVRPR